In Flavobacteriales bacterium, the following are encoded in one genomic region:
- a CDS encoding redoxin domain-containing protein: MKKIGFLAAFGLLISTAMVLAGNDDKGKTVVQEKKVGLNIGDIAPELKFKNPDGKEISLSSLRGKVVLVDFWASWCRPCRIENPNVVNAYEKFNHKGFEIYGVSLDKNKEAWVNAIQQDGLDWTNVSDLGGWNSAGAATYGVNSIPGNFLLDEEGVIIARNLRGANLHAELQKLLGN; encoded by the coding sequence ATGAAAAAGATAGGATTCTTGGCCGCTTTTGGTTTGCTGATCAGTACCGCTATGGTATTAGCTGGAAACGATGACAAAGGCAAGACCGTTGTTCAGGAAAAGAAGGTGGGATTGAACATTGGCGATATTGCCCCTGAACTAAAATTCAAAAATCCTGATGGGAAAGAAATAAGCCTTTCCTCGCTGCGCGGAAAAGTGGTTCTGGTCGATTTCTGGGCTTCTTGGTGTCGTCCGTGTAGGATTGAAAACCCAAACGTGGTGAACGCTTATGAAAAGTTCAATCATAAAGGTTTCGAGATCTACGGAGTTTCACTTGACAAGAATAAAGAAGCGTGGGTGAACGCCATTCAGCAAGATGGTCTTGATTGGACGAATGTGAGCGACCTTGGCGGTTGGAACAGCGCGGGTGCAGCAACCTATGGAGTGAACTCCATACCAGGTAACTTCCTGCTCGATGAGGAAGGCGTTATCATCGCCAGGAATCTGCGTGGTGCCAATCTTCACGCAGAGCTTCAGAAGCTGCTTGGGAACTGA